Within Lolium rigidum isolate FL_2022 chromosome 5, APGP_CSIRO_Lrig_0.1, whole genome shotgun sequence, the genomic segment gcgcccttccgcctacttaaagcctccgtcgcgaaaccccgaggcgaaaaaccacgatacggaaaaccttgcgagacgccgccgccgccgatcccatctcgggggattacggagatctcctccggcaccctgccggagaggggattcatctcccggaggactctacaccgccatggtcgcctccggagtgatgagtgagtagttcacccctggactatgggtccatagcagtagctagatggttgtcttctcctcattgtgcttcattgttggatcttgtgagctgcctaacatgatcaaaatcatctatctgtaatactctatgttgtgtttgtcgggatccgatggatagagaataccatgttatgttaattatcaagttattacatatgtgttgtttatgatcttgcatgctctccgttactagtagaggctccggccaagtttttgcttttaactccaagagggagtatttatgctcgatagtgggttcatgcccgcattgacacacgggacgagtgacgaaaagttataaggttgtgttgtgcttgttgccactagggataaaacattggcgctatgtccgaggatgtagttgttgattacattacgcaccatacttaatgcaattgtccagttgctttgcaacttaatacttggaaggggttcggacgataactcgaaggtggactttttaggcatagatgcggttggatgacggtctatgtactttgtcgtaatgcccaattaaatctcactatacttatcatgacatgtatgtgcattgttatgccctctctatttgtcaattgcccgactgtaatttgttcacccaacatgcttttatcttatgggagagacacctctagtgaactgtggaccccggtccattcttttaatacttgaaatacaaatctgtctgcaatacttgtttttacttgttttcttgcaaacaatcatcttccacacaattcggttaatcctttgttacagcaagccggtgagattgacaacctcactgtttcgttggggcaaagtactttggttgtgttgtgcaggttccacgttggcgccggaagtgttgcgccgcactacatcccgccgccatcaaccttcaacgtgcttcttggctcctcctggttcgataaaccttggtttctttctgagggaaaacttgctgctgtgcgcatcataccttcctcttggggttgcccaacgaacgtgtgaaatacacgccatcacggctcttaatgagcgaagacgctgtcctacagggcgatcttttgaagaacacacttataggagtgacactactggtcatagtgtgggagatttgggtgaatctctagtaagctcatgaagggccgaggagtatgacttataagctccacccgaggggaatgttatggtagcctagtaccgtgccggcattgagcgaaacttgctgcacaaagactgacaattcaaggcatagtccattgttcagttgtagtcaagcgtagcaccttgcctaagtggaagttcaacttaacagtctccaccgaagtgcaggtatattaaacagtgaacggaactaatgtgtcatatgatgtgcatatgagatctggtgggggattgttgaatgtagatgggctgtagCCCAGTAAGGCaacccatatagtctacaattcctgaaatctcaaggcccatcatgtTGGCagtttgggacagccttgggggacaaagtttagtcccacattattagttgggagagagttggagtggtatataagggcagctgttctagtcattccaagtgagtgagaatagaaggagccctcgcacactcttcctcctccgcctgcccCGCCTCGCcttgtcacgcacgcacgtcgcgtttcgtgactcgagttcgagttcgagacacactcaaggaagcttaaatttttgcttggtgcaccaactgagttgggtacgtgttggcctgcatgtgcatgctcgccgcgtatccttggcttcctacgcgtggcaacgcggtcgggtcggcttcccAGGCTATTCAAGGAGACAGATCGGATCTAGAGAAATATAcagttctcagaactctctagttcgtctctctcgcgaagttccttttgctgcgctactctctagtcttcctcatcccggcgactgcgtgcacagccgtccgggagagcaggcctccgaaaccccgtccgttgagatcctgcaccgggagacgggcgataaggtttttgaggagcgtctcggcgcgactgctcgctgctgttcgtcttcttcatcaccgattcgactgcttcatcgacgactccgactacaccatgagcgacatcaacaactcccatggtggtggtgctgctagtGCGACCTTCCTGGTCGCGATgtccgtgcttttcctctcctaccttgcactgctacttgttccatgttcagatctgatgcatgtgcttagtttgatgtgtgtgattaagtatgcttgtgcatctgtatttttactttcggtaattaaactcacacggaaattgcctaataatccaacatatTCTATAGTTGTTTTGCGAACAATAGGTTCTTGCGTAGGGGATGACCAATAACTCATCATAGGCACTCCACTGCTATAGAATCTAAATGGCAACATCCATGCTATCTTTGCTTCTTCCCCATGCTCCTGCTTCACGCGTATTGTGTGATCTTGGATGTGTTAATCACCATAACCCGATGACCTGTATGTACTACTATagctaaggctagccatagtgttAGTATCATAAGAATATAAGAATATAATGCATGCCATCTTGGTAAAAATTTGATGTGGCGCTATAATTAATGAGGAGATATgctagtggtatcataatatgatactgtatcatagcacgtgaaactagaaaatttaatgttaAATACATCATATACACACAATTGCATTGAGATTCGACATATAATTAAATATCATGAGATTATGATAGTACTAGATGATACGTAGTACTAACCATTATAGGGTAGTATCATAGACTTGTATCATATGGATGATACCACTTTATGATACtttgcactatggccagcctaagagcatctccagtcgcgtcccccaaaccgtcccccaaagggatttggggcgcgccggacaaaaaaaacgttccagccgcgtcccccaaagcccttttttgtccggcgcgcccctatacggtgtccggcgcccgagcccgtccccgtcccacgtgggacgctccggggacgccggacacaacgaaagcgaggcggggagtggcggggccgacccgtcggccgacacaattaatttaaacccaaccgtcgcctacctcgcgacggaagttattggcgcgcagcgacggtgcggttccgcgcgagggcgcggcggcgcgcgtcccgtcgcgcctaactcgcgtgccggcgttaatgagcgccaccgctcctccgcctccctccggcctataaaaggggcgcctctcatcgtccctctcacacacaaaccctagcgcctctctcccaaaccctagccgccaccatctctcaacaagactcgacgctatgtccggtagaggcggaggccgacctcgcggccgcggccgtggtcgtggtcgtggtcgtggccgcggcataggccgaacgctcgccgtcgcctcccacgccgtcgtcttcatcgtcggagatggacgtggagccggacgtcctgttcgagttcgtccacgtcctcaagggcgacccgcgcgacaTCCAGAggttgccggactccttcgccgagtacgtcggcggcgtacgcccgcgcacgatgcatctgcgggagcattcgtgcggctactgccggtggatcgtcaaggcgatctacgacgcgcgcggcaagatgtacctcaacatcgggccgggagaagttcgcgcgccaccacagcctcgaagcgggcttcatcctcgtgttctcctacttcggcaacagggacatgagcgtcaaggtcttcgacgagaggcgccgcctccgggactaccacgtcgacaggggacctcccacgacgacagcagaccgacgaggaggacgaccgaatgagtgttgtttcttcgcggcGAATACGTGCATGGAGGTTTCCgcactgttcgcctcatcggtagaaccaacaagggcaccatcctcccgctggattttccagtttaggtgactcggtgtgccctcgagtgttctttcttagcagcgaacacacgaaaccttcgatgcacggcctagttaggtttagtttctttgcaatattttatatttgtgtccaccatggttcaaactatgtattagtttgtggaaaaccatgttccaaactatgtcttcgtgtaaaccacgttcccaattatgtattagtttgtggaaattgaaataaaaatgccggaaaaattattttaaatgtttgggggcggcgtttgggggacgcggctggggagcgacgtcccccaaacgcggcacgaacgaaacacgtcccccaaacgctcgattcggcgcggtttgggggacggtttgggggacgcgactggagatgctctaaatcatGATAACTGAGCAACTTgaataaaaatttaaaaacagTAATCGCTGTAACCGAGAAAAAACCGGGAGTAAATTGGTTTTCTGATGCTCGGACTGGTCCAGCTGTCCAAACGCTTCCCCGTCGCCTCGTCTCTCTCTCGAACCCAACAACCACCCGACCCAGACCGGTTCGTCGCCCCTCTCTTCCCCCGGCCGCGAACcctacccgccgccgccggcggaccCGACCAAGGAGGACGGCCTCCAGCTCGCCCGCGAGCCATGCCGCACGCGCGCTCCGATCCGGTGAgctccctcccccccccccccccgtctccAGATCCACGTCGCCGGCCCACGCGCCCGCGCCCACGTCGCCGCCTCCCCTCCTCCCACATCGGGGGATCTACCTGCCCATGCACCGGAAGGAATCCCGCCAATTTCGTCCCGCGCGCGCGGCGTGCTGGCTTGCGGTATTGCAGAGTGATTTTGGGTGGGGTTGGTACCGTGGGAGCGAAGCAACCATCGAATTGCACGACTGACTCTTTCCGTAACCGAGATAGGGGTCGACTCACAGAGCGACCATCCGTAGACAGTGAATTCCGTTGCGTGGAATGGATTGGGGGCGGTTTTTCGTTCCTAGCCTGAGAAACCTGTTGTTATGCAATCAGTGTACCTGACACTTGTGCATTTATCTTCTGCTCAGGGGTTGGACGTTGAGCCAGCagcggagccgtccagcttccgcAGCGCCAGCCCTTTCCCCAGAAGGAAGCGTGCGAAGCTGCTGACGACGGAGGAGCTGCCGCACGGGGAGCCCCTCGGTTGTTCCGTGTCGACCTGCGATGATCCGCGGGAGAACTTGATTGCCGGGTAACAAACCTTCATCTATCTCTGTCTGTTTATTATTTCCTTTTGAGTGGATCCCACTTTTTACCCTATATTTTGgcatttgtgacactaattaccctGTCGAATAAAAAACCGCGGAGATTACCCTTTTTATAAGTTTTGGACCCTGAATTTGGTGCTTATTCATTGGGTAAGGTGCCAGGTGATGGCCGGGATCTGAAAATACCAAAACAGTGACGGGGAATGGAACATATGTATAAAAGAATTCTGGAGATGATCCTCGATGACGCCCTCCGATATTTAAATATTTTGTCACGTCACATCGACGTATCATGCATGTTCCATCTAACAATAACGAGCAAAATGCGAAACTGAGGTTAAAATGTGTTCAAGGTCTCCTAAATGTTATAGTTTTGCTAAACGTTCTACTAAATGGGGTAATCTGTGTCACAAATGCATAACtagagggtaaaaagtggaattcactctttcctttttttttccactTAAGTTGGAATTGATTCTCGATTCTGCCCGCACGGTTGATCAGGTGTTCGGAGGAGCGGCAGATTGCTTCCTGTAGTGGCGATCAACCGCAAAGCTCAGGCCCTTTCGTCGCAATGCAGGAGAATGTTTCTTCCGTCGATAACGGCGGCGGGATCTACCCGCAGACTGGGGCGGGCTATTCTGACGGTCAAAATGGGTACATTGCATACCCGCAGCATCAACCCCTGGAAGGATGTATGTATATGAATGAGCATGGGCACATGTGCGGGCCTTACGCGCCCAAGCAGCTCTACGAGGGGCTATCCACTGGTTTCTTGCCTCAAGACCTTGCTATTTATGCTCTTGTTGGTGGGAAGATGGTCAATCCTGTATCCTTGAGTCTTCTGGAGCAGTTCCTCTCACAGTGGAATTCTGCTGCTGCGGTTGCCACGCCGAGTGAATCAAAGGAGAATAAGACAGTCGCTCGTACTGATAAAATGGCGCTTCGGGATGTATGTCATGCATCTCTAACTGTATCTCTGCACATCGTCCAGCCCCTTGTCTACCTTCCTGATTTGTGTTTTTCCCTGTTTTCTCACTAGGTTATTTCAAGTGATGAACCATGCTGGATGTTCGAGGATGCAGAAGGCTCCCGCCATGGGCCTCATTCTCTTGCTGAACTTTCTTATTGGCATCATAGTAGTTATCTCCAGGATCTTTCAATGGTAAAAATAAATTAGCAATCAATATCACATGTCTTGTAAATCCCATCCTCTTGCTTTATGTTGGTAAATGAATGTGTTATCCACTCCAGCAACAATGTCATTCCTGTTCCCCAGCAATGTTTCCATTGAAGTTAGGTAATGGAAGATCTGCAATAGTTACAAGGCAATTCTATGATTTGGTCATAACTAGCGAATTGCTCTACAATATCAGTCTGATACATACGCTATCTTTTTTAGATGCTGGTTTTGTAAAGACCTCTTGAAATTTGTTGtattgttggcttgaatgccccTGCCTTTATTTTTTTAGACCGCGTCTTGTCATGGTGAGGAACATCCGATACATATTTTTTTTGCATTTCTCTTCCCGTCTTCTCAAAGACAAATAATTGGTTAAGTTAGTGAAGTTGAACAACAAATTCATATCATATAGGCTATTTTCTGTGTATTAAATTAACTAAACTTCTATGAAACAAAATAAGATATAGTTCTTGTGGAATTTCTATCTGCTATATTTCCTTGTTTTCTCAAGGATCAAGTTAAACAACAAAGGAATGTGTTGTGCTTCTATATTCTGTATACTGTAATACTTGCAGATCTCCATCAACTGCAGTGCATGTATATCTGTGATTTACTTTCTTTATTCTTATTAGTCCGCAATCTGAATAATACATGTTCTTATTATAGGTTTATCATGTTGATAGCAAATTTGGTCCATTTACACTTGTCTCACTAGTTGATTGGTGGAGTGGTGGTCACACGGAGCATCCAGAAGCTACAGAGAATGGTTCGGGGTCATTTAGTGCTGTAATGGGTGACATAGTCGATGATATTGGCAATCAGCTCCATGCCGGTATAATGAAATCAGCCCGTAAGGCTCTAATTGATGAAATATTCAGCTCTGTGCTTCCAGAAATTATTGCTTGTAGGAAAACTGAGAAGCAACTAGCTGCGAAATTGAAGACCAAAGCTGTTAAGGTGTGTTTTATTTGGCGCAAAGTTTTCTAACAAGAGCACTTCTTATTATGACGCCTTTTCAGTTTTTCACCACCTCTCCTGCATGTTTATGACATTTGCAGCCTGCCAATGTGAGCAGCAAGAAGGCTTCAGCGCTGAAGGGCAAGGTTGATACACGGTCTACTATTCACAGAAAAGAAAACTCGTACAATACAATACAAGCAACTTCTTCCGTGGCTATTCAATCAGTTGCAGTGCATGCCAAATTTGCTGATATATTATCAGCTGTCTGGCAAACTATTTATTATGAATCCATGAAGAATTTCTGGGACGGGATACTTTATGATCCTGTTATGGACTACTGTGGTGAATGGCTTAAGAGAAATCGCCTATCGAGTCTTCCCTGTACAATTGTTCCTGGTGCCTCATCAGATAACAGAAACATGAAAGAAGCTGATGAACCGAAGGTTTTTCCACTGATACTCACTGTATTTATTTCTTGGAaggggtttatttggtgtttataCCTTTCTTTTGTCATATATGATAGCTGATGCTTTCTGTGCCTTGCAGGAAATATGTGATTCAGAGGCTCTTGAGTGTGACATGGATTTCCCACCTGGATTTGGGCCAAGTTTGGAGTGTGCTGAGAGCTCCCTCTCTCGACCTTTGTTAGACATTGACTCCTGCGAGGACAAAATTAGGCGGAAGCCTGAATCATGTTCCACTATATATTTTGACCCCTCATCGGGAGTCCAGTTAATGCTGGCGAATGAACTATACGTGTCAGCAAAGGAAACTTTGTTTCATCATTTCAGGGAGGTTATTGCAGAAGAGATTACAAACTGGTTATGCTTTGGGCTTGAAGATATCACCGATCAAGTAAGATAACAATTATTAAGAAAACTCTTATAACTACTGAAATTTTGAAGTTTAGTTGGTTCATGTCGGCGTCCTGTGTATTGCAGGAACTAATTCGTACCCCTGTTCATGCACCGGATTCTCCTAGTTCTACTGGAATGGACATTCATGAAACACCAATTCCTCCTGAAATGGCTCTAGATAAATTGTTGGatgctgctaaaatggctacagaTGCAATAAGCAGTCCGTCTGTAATGGCTCTAGATGAAGTATTGGTTACTGCTGAAATGGTTACAGATGCTGTACCCAGTCCTGCAGACATTACCACGGATGGGATGTCATGTGTTGCTGAGGCGGAAACAGATAAAATGCTCACTTCCCATGGTAAATGATCATTCTTATGTTGTATTTTCTCTTACCTGAGCTTGATTACATTATTTTGACCCACTTAATTTGGATGCAGTGGAACATCAATGCCCTTCAGCATCTTATGCTAGTATATTTGAAAAGCTTGATGTATCAGAGACAGCTGAATTGGATGAAAGTTTTGATGAGGTGCCTCCTGGAATGGAGATGGGCTTACCTTCTGTGGTGGTTATGGACAAAAACAAATATCGACCTCCAAAATCAGTGAACTCTATGCTTGTAATTTCTAGATATATTACCTTGGCGGTCTGCCGGCAAACACTGCATGAGAATGTCGTGAAAGAGTGGGCATCTCTCTTATCAGATGCTATTAGCAAGTGCTTTGATTCATGGTATACCAAGCGGAATGTTGTGTCTAGAAACATTGATGAATCATTGAGACCAAAGGAATATGCATACTACAGGAAGAGAAAGTTAAGGAGCAGCTGTGAAGCAGTGCCATCCAAAAAACCATTGGAAAATCCAATGGATGAGCAGCTTTCCAAGCCTCTATCTGAGCTTGTTGACCGCAGGGTTCATCTTAAAAATGTCCAGGTAACAAAGAAGGCTGGGAAGTTGAAAAAGCTCTCCAAGAGTCCAGCCAAAACTCTTGATAATGACGTGCACACTTTGAATATCAAACAAGACTTTAAGCGGCTTTCCAGTGACGTACACACTTTGAAGGGTGGGAAGTCGAAAAAGCTCTCGAAGAGTCATGCCAAAGTTCTTGATAATGACGTGCACACTTTGAATGTCGATCAAGACTTGAAGCGGTTTGCCAGTGACGTACACACTTTGAAGGCTGGGAAGTCGAAAAAGCTCTCGAAGAGTAACGCCAAAGCTCTTGATAATGACATACACACTTTGAATATCAAACAGGACTTGAAGCGGCTTTCCGGTGACGTACACACTTTGAAGGCTGGGAAGTTGAAAAAGCTCCCCAAGGGTCATGCCAAAACTCTTGATAATGATGTACATACTTTGAATGTCGAACAAGACTTGAAGCGGCTTTCCAGTGACGTGCATACTTTGAGTATCGAACAAGACTTGAAGCGGCTTTCCAGTGATGTGCACTCTTCAAATATCGAACAAGACTTGAAGCGGCTTTCCAATGATGTGCCAAAGAGTAAGTATTCTGATTCTATTTTCTTCTTCTCATGTACATTTGCATATATGTAACACATACATCTTTCTTTTCCAGGACAAAGGACTTCTCATCTTACTAGGAGTCATctggttgatagtaaggttcctaTTGAGAATGAGAACGAAAGTATGCCCACCAAGCTTGCAAAGAAAAGGAAGCCCAAGAACATGTCTACTGACTCCAGTCAAAAGGCGAAGCCATTGATTTTATGTCCAGTGTCAGATGGCTGTGCAAGAGCTTCCACCAGTGGATGGGAGTGGCGTAATTGGGCACGAAACGCCACTCCATCAGAAAGGACTCGTGTGAGAGGGTATCGTGTTCGGAGTATTCTTTCAACTTCAGCTAATAACGTGTGGAAAAGTCCACAAGTCAAAGGTACATCTGCGCGAACAAATCGGGTTAAGTTACGGAACCTGTTAGCTGCTTCTGAAGGGGCCGAGCTGCTTAAAATTACCCAATCGAAGGTAAAATAAATTGTTGCATGTACAGTTGTACACAAGTTTCTCTTGCCATGAGGCTGACTGACCACTGGCTACCTTGGCATACAGGCAAGGAAGAAGCGGTTACGTTTTCAAAGGAGCAAGATCCATGAATGGGGTCTGGTGGCCCTTGAGTCGATTGA encodes:
- the LOC124655596 gene encoding histone-lysine N-methyltransferase ATXR7-like, encoding MPHARSDPGLDVEPAAEPSSFRSASPFPRRKRAKLLTTEELPHGEPLGCSVSTCDDPRENLIAGCSEERQIASCSGDQPQSSGPFVAMQENVSSVDNGGGIYPQTGAGYSDGQNGYIAYPQHQPLEGCMYMNEHGHMCGPYAPKQLYEGLSTGFLPQDLAIYALVGGKMVNPVSLSLLEQFLSQWNSAAAVATPSESKENKTVARTDKMALRDVISSDEPCWMFEDAEGSRHGPHSLAELSYWHHSSYLQDLSMVYHVDSKFGPFTLVSLVDWWSGGHTEHPEATENGSGSFSAVMGDIVDDIGNQLHAGIMKSARKALIDEIFSSVLPEIIACRKTEKQLAAKLKTKAVKPANVSSKKASALKGKVDTRSTIHRKENSYNTIQATSSVAIQSVAVHAKFADILSAVWQTIYYESMKNFWDGILYDPVMDYCGEWLKRNRLSSLPCTIVPGASSDNRNMKEADEPKEICDSEALECDMDFPPGFGPSLECAESSLSRPLLDIDSCEDKIRRKPESCSTIYFDPSSGVQLMLANELYVSAKETLFHHFREVIAEEITNWLCFGLEDITDQELIRTPVHAPDSPSSTGMDIHETPIPPEMALDKLLDAAKMATDAISSPSVMALDEVLVTAEMVTDAVPSPADITTDGMSCVAEAETDKMLTSHVEHQCPSASYASIFEKLDVSETAELDESFDEVPPGMEMGLPSVVVMDKNKYRPPKSVNSMLVISRYITLAVCRQTLHENVVKEWASLLSDAISKCFDSWYTKRNVVSRNIDESLRPKEYAYYRKRKLRSSCEAVPSKKPLENPMDEQLSKPLSELVDRRVHLKNVQVTKKAGKLKKLSKSPAKTLDNDVHTLNIKQDFKRLSSDVHTLKGGKSKKLSKSHAKVLDNDVHTLNVDQDLKRFASDVHTLKAGKSKKLSKSNAKALDNDIHTLNIKQDLKRLSGDVHTLKAGKLKKLPKGHAKTLDNDVHTLNVEQDLKRLSSDVHTLSIEQDLKRLSSDVHSSNIEQDLKRLSNDVPKRQRTSHLTRSHLVDSKVPIENENESMPTKLAKKRKPKNMSTDSSQKAKPLILCPVSDGCARASTSGWEWRNWARNATPSERTRVRGYRVRSILSTSANNVWKSPQVKGTSARTNRVKLRNLLAASEGAELLKITQSKARKKRLRFQRSKIHEWGLVALESIDAEDFVIEYVGELIRRPVSDIREAQYEKSGIGSSYLFRLDDDYVVDATKRGGLARFINHSCEPNCYTKVITVEGQKKIFIYAKRRIYAGEELTYNYKFPLEEKKIPCHCGSQRCRGSMN